A single genomic interval of Ramlibacter sp. harbors:
- a CDS encoding DUF4149 domain-containing protein: MNVRERLPVLLAALWWGSLSTVGFLVVPLLFAHLPTPAMAGGMAARLFTAQTWVSVACGLVLLLALKPKDAVVHASWAQRAMVFIVGGLLLALLAEFAVAPRIVARENLRLWHAVGSGMYLLQWLCAGVVLWKTSARAS; encoded by the coding sequence GTGAACGTCCGTGAACGCCTGCCGGTCCTGCTGGCGGCCCTGTGGTGGGGCAGCCTGAGCACCGTGGGGTTTCTGGTGGTTCCTCTGCTGTTCGCCCACCTGCCCACGCCGGCCATGGCCGGCGGCATGGCCGCCAGGCTCTTCACCGCCCAGACCTGGGTTTCGGTGGCCTGTGGCCTGGTCCTGCTGCTGGCTTTGAAGCCAAAAGATGCGGTAGTCCACGCCAGCTGGGCACAGCGCGCTATGGTTTTCATAGTGGGCGGGCTGCTGCTGGCGCTGCTGGCGGAGTTTGCGGTTGCGCCGCGCATCGTGGCGCGCGAGAACCTCAGGCTGTGGCATGCCGTGGGCAGCGGCATGTACCTGCTGCAGTGGCTGTGCGCGGGCGTGGTGCTGTGGAAGACCAGCGCCCGGGCCAGCTGA
- a CDS encoding DUF2817 domain-containing protein — translation MPTPGLPELDDLERAIALGGARLAVSSVPSSAQADGSQLPIYTVMLGNPAPDAPAVGFFGGVHGLERIGSQVVIAYLHTLLMRLRWDATLHHLLEQVRLVFMPIVNPGGMLRHTRANPNGVDLMRNAPVDAPGPVPFLVGGQRLSAGLPWYRGARGAPMQAESTALCSLVTRELQGRPFSLVLDCHSGFGLRDRLWFPYAHRRSPMPHLAQLHALHEVFLQSHPHHAYMFEPQSLQYLAHGDLWDHLYLQACARGDGVFLPLTLEMGSWLWVKKNPRQLFSRRGIFNPLIAHRQQRVLRRHLPLLDFAARAAAGWRHWLPEGEPAQQHRLAALARWYAPDAGAF, via the coding sequence TTGCCCACCCCTGGCCTGCCTGAACTTGACGACCTTGAACGTGCCATCGCGCTGGGCGGTGCTCGCCTTGCCGTGTCCAGTGTGCCCAGCAGCGCGCAGGCCGATGGCAGCCAGCTGCCGATCTACACGGTGATGCTGGGCAACCCCGCGCCGGATGCGCCGGCCGTGGGCTTTTTTGGCGGTGTGCACGGGCTGGAGCGCATCGGCTCGCAGGTGGTGATTGCCTACCTGCACACCTTGCTGATGCGCCTGCGCTGGGACGCCACGCTGCACCACCTGCTGGAACAGGTGCGCCTGGTGTTCATGCCCATCGTCAACCCGGGCGGCATGCTGCGCCACACCCGTGCCAATCCGAACGGCGTGGACCTGATGCGCAACGCGCCGGTGGACGCGCCGGGCCCGGTGCCCTTCCTGGTGGGCGGGCAGCGCCTGAGCGCGGGGCTGCCCTGGTACCGCGGCGCGCGCGGTGCGCCGATGCAGGCCGAGAGCACGGCGCTGTGCAGCCTGGTGACGCGCGAGCTGCAGGGCCGCCCGTTCAGCCTGGTGCTGGACTGCCATTCGGGCTTTGGCCTGCGCGACCGCCTGTGGTTTCCCTATGCCCACCGGCGCAGCCCCATGCCGCATCTGGCCCAGCTGCATGCGCTGCATGAGGTGTTCCTGCAGAGCCACCCGCACCACGCCTACATGTTCGAGCCGCAAAGCCTGCAGTACCTCGCGCATGGCGACCTGTGGGACCACCTGTACCTGCAGGCCTGTGCCCGCGGCGACGGGGTTTTTCTGCCGCTCACCCTGGAGATGGGCTCTTGGCTGTGGGTCAAGAAGAACCCGCGCCAGCTGTTTTCGCGCCGCGGCATCTTCAACCCGCTGATCGCGCACCGCCAGCAGCGGGTGCTGCGCCGGCACCTGCCGCTGCTGGACTTTGCGGCCCGTGCCGCGGCCGGCTGGCGCCACTGGCTGCCCGAGGGCGAGCCGGCGCAGCAGCACCGCCTCGCGGCGCTGGCGCGCTGGTATGCGCCCGATGCAGGGGCGTTCTGA
- a CDS encoding ABC transporter permease, giving the protein MILGLNWHAIRAIYQFEMARTFRTLTQSIISPVISTSLYFVVFGAAIGSRIPHVEGISYGAFIVPGLIMLSLLTQSISNASFGIYFPKFTGTIYELLSAPVSYLEILLSYVGAAATKSMIVGLIILATAALFVPLHIEHPLWMLLFLVLTAVTFSLIGFIIGIWADGFEKLQVVPLLIITPLTFLGGSFYSISMLPPVWQTVALFNPVVYLISGFRWAFYGLSDVSLALSLGMTTLFLVVALGIVTWILKTGYRLKT; this is encoded by the coding sequence ATGATTTTGGGCCTCAACTGGCACGCCATCCGTGCCATCTACCAGTTCGAGATGGCGCGCACCTTCCGCACGCTCACGCAAAGCATCATCTCGCCCGTGATCTCGACCTCGCTGTACTTCGTGGTGTTCGGCGCGGCCATCGGCTCGCGCATCCCGCATGTGGAGGGCATCAGCTACGGCGCCTTCATCGTGCCGGGCCTGATCATGCTGTCGCTGCTCACGCAGAGCATCTCCAATGCCTCGTTCGGCATCTATTTCCCCAAGTTCACCGGCACCATCTACGAGCTGCTCTCGGCACCGGTGTCGTACCTGGAAATATTGCTGAGCTACGTGGGCGCGGCGGCCACCAAGTCGATGATCGTGGGCCTGATCATCCTGGCCACGGCCGCGCTGTTCGTGCCGCTGCACATTGAGCACCCGCTGTGGATGCTGCTGTTCCTGGTGCTCACGGCCGTGACCTTCAGCCTGATCGGCTTCATCATCGGCATCTGGGCCGACGGCTTCGAGAAGCTGCAGGTGGTGCCGCTGCTGATCATCACGCCGCTGACCTTTCTGGGCGGCAGCTTCTATTCCATCAGCATGCTGCCGCCGGTGTGGCAGACCGTGGCGCTGTTCAATCCCGTGGTCTACCTGATCAGCGGCTTTCGCTGGGCCTTCTATGGCCTGTCCGACGTGAGCCTGGCCCTGAGCCTGGGCATGACCACGCTGTTCCTGGTGGTGGCGCTGGGCATCGTGACCTGGATCCTCAAGACGGGCTACCGCCTCAAGACCTGA
- a CDS encoding MOSC domain-containing protein has translation MSRPAATVLALHQSAEHGFSKASRPQIRLLAGLGGEGDAHAGVTVQHRSRVARDPTQPNLRQVHLLHAELLEELSGRGFDVAPGSLGENVTTSGLDLLGLPAGTFLRIGSEAVLEITGLRNPCQQINRFRAGLMNAVLDRDAAGGLVRKAGVMAVVRIGGDLRVGDSIDVMLPALPHQALQPV, from the coding sequence ATGAGCCGACCTGCCGCGACTGTCCTGGCTCTGCATCAGAGTGCGGAGCATGGATTCAGCAAAGCCAGCAGGCCGCAGATCCGTCTGCTGGCTGGCCTGGGGGGGGAGGGGGATGCCCATGCGGGAGTGACCGTGCAGCACCGCTCGCGCGTTGCCCGTGACCCGACGCAGCCGAACCTGCGCCAAGTCCATCTGCTGCATGCCGAACTGCTCGAGGAACTGTCCGGACGGGGTTTCGATGTCGCGCCCGGATCGCTCGGTGAGAACGTCACCACATCCGGCCTGGATTTGCTTGGCCTGCCTGCGGGGACCTTTCTGCGCATCGGTTCCGAAGCGGTGCTCGAAATCACCGGCCTGCGCAATCCCTGCCAGCAGATCAACCGCTTCCGTGCGGGCCTGATGAACGCGGTGCTGGACCGCGATGCGGCGGGTGGTTTGGTGCGCAAGGCGGGGGTGATGGCCGTCGTGCGCATCGGCGGCGACCTTCGCGTGGGAGACAGCATTGACGTGATGCTGCCCGCGCTGCCCCATCAGGCGTTGCAGCCGGTTTAG
- the ftsH gene encoding ATP-dependent zinc metalloprotease FtsH, with translation MNNQWFSKIAVWMVIALVLFTVFKQFDTRGAAGASTIGYSEFLQEVRSNRIKSAVIQEGQGGTEIVATTTDDRRIRTTATYLDRGLVGDLITYNVKFDVKPREEGSLLMTLLVSWGPMLLLIGVWIYFMRQMQGGGKGGAFSFGKSKARMLDENNNQVTFADVAGCDEAKEEVKEVVDFLKDPQKFQKLGGRIPRGLLLVGPPGTGKTLLAKGIAGEAKVPFFSISGSDFVEMFVGVGAARVRDMFENAKKNAPCIIFIDEIDAVGRQRGAGLGGGNDEREQTLNQMLVEMDGFETNLGVIVVAATNRPDILDAALLRPGRFDRQVYVQLPDIRGREQILNVHMRKVPIGQDVNASIIARGTPGMSGADLANLCNEAALMAARRNARVVEMQDFEKAKDKIFMGPERKSMVMPEEERRNTAYHESGHALIGKMLPKCDPVHKVTIIPRGRALGVTMSLPSQDRYSYDRDYMLNQISMLFGGRIAEEVFMNQMTTGASNDFERATSIARDMVMRYGMTDALGPMVYAENEGEVFLGRSVTKTTNMSEQTMQKVDAEVRRIIDQQYSLARKLIEDNSDKMHAMAKALLEWETIDSDQLDDIMAGKEPRPPKDWTPRTPPSGSSGGGSGGAPVATDPAPTAA, from the coding sequence TTGAACAATCAGTGGTTCTCAAAAATTGCAGTGTGGATGGTGATCGCCCTCGTGCTGTTCACCGTCTTCAAGCAATTCGACACACGCGGTGCAGCCGGCGCCAGCACCATCGGCTATTCGGAGTTCCTGCAGGAAGTCCGCAGCAACCGCATCAAGAGCGCCGTCATCCAGGAAGGCCAGGGTGGCACCGAGATCGTCGCCACCACCACCGATGACCGCCGCATCCGCACCACCGCCACCTACCTGGACCGCGGCCTGGTGGGCGACCTGATCACCTACAACGTCAAGTTCGACGTCAAGCCACGCGAGGAAGGCTCGCTCCTCATGACCCTGCTGGTCAGCTGGGGGCCGATGCTGCTGCTGATTGGCGTGTGGATTTATTTCATGCGCCAGATGCAGGGTGGCGGCAAGGGCGGCGCCTTCAGCTTCGGCAAGAGCAAGGCACGCATGCTCGACGAGAACAACAACCAGGTCACCTTTGCTGACGTGGCGGGCTGCGACGAGGCCAAGGAAGAAGTCAAGGAGGTCGTCGACTTCCTGAAAGACCCGCAGAAATTCCAGAAGCTGGGCGGCCGCATCCCGCGTGGCCTGCTGCTGGTCGGCCCCCCGGGCACCGGCAAGACCCTGCTGGCCAAGGGCATTGCCGGCGAGGCCAAGGTGCCGTTCTTCAGCATCTCGGGTTCTGACTTTGTGGAAATGTTCGTGGGCGTGGGCGCGGCCCGCGTGCGCGACATGTTCGAGAACGCCAAGAAGAACGCCCCCTGCATCATCTTCATCGACGAAATCGACGCCGTGGGCCGCCAGCGTGGCGCGGGCCTGGGCGGCGGCAATGACGAGCGCGAGCAGACGCTGAACCAGATGCTGGTCGAGATGGATGGTTTTGAAACCAACCTCGGCGTGATCGTCGTCGCGGCCACCAACCGGCCCGACATCCTCGATGCCGCCTTGCTGCGGCCCGGCCGCTTTGACCGGCAGGTCTATGTGCAGCTGCCCGACATCCGCGGCCGCGAACAGATTCTCAACGTGCACATGCGCAAGGTGCCGATCGGCCAGGACGTCAACGCCAGCATCATCGCGCGCGGCACGCCCGGCATGTCGGGCGCCGACCTGGCCAACCTGTGCAACGAGGCCGCCCTGATGGCCGCGCGCCGCAATGCGCGCGTGGTCGAGATGCAGGACTTCGAGAAGGCCAAGGACAAGATTTTCATGGGCCCCGAGCGCAAGAGCATGGTCATGCCCGAGGAAGAGCGCCGCAACACGGCCTACCACGAGTCCGGCCACGCCCTGATCGGCAAGATGCTGCCCAAGTGCGACCCGGTCCACAAGGTCACCATCATTCCCCGGGGCCGCGCGCTGGGCGTGACAATGAGCCTGCCCTCGCAGGACCGCTACAGCTACGACCGCGACTACATGCTCAACCAGATCAGCATGCTGTTTGGTGGCCGCATTGCCGAGGAGGTCTTCATGAACCAGATGACCACCGGCGCCAGCAACGATTTCGAGCGCGCCACCTCCATTGCCCGCGACATGGTCATGCGCTACGGCATGACCGACGCGCTGGGCCCCATGGTCTATGCCGAGAACGAGGGCGAGGTGTTCCTGGGCCGCTCGGTCACCAAGACCACCAACATGAGCGAGCAGACCATGCAGAAGGTCGATGCCGAGGTGCGTCGCATCATCGATCAGCAGTACTCGCTGGCCCGCAAGCTGATCGAGGACAACAGCGACAAGATGCATGCCATGGCCAAGGCCCTGCTCGAGTGGGAAACCATCGACAGCGACCAGCTCGACGACATCATGGCCGGCAAGGAGCCGCGCCCGCCCAAGGACTGGACCCCGCGCACGCCGCCCTCGGGCAGCAGCGGTGGCGGTTCGGGTGGCGCGCCCGTGGCCACCGATCCGGCGCCCACGGCCGCCTGA
- the glmM gene encoding phosphoglucosamine mutase — MSRKYFGTDGIRGTVGQLPITPDFVLRLAHAVGRVLKRTEDRPTVLIGKDTRISGYMLESALESGFNSAGVDVVLLGPLPTPGVAYLTRAQRASLGVVISASHNAYPDNGIKFFSAQGTKLTDAWEEAVEAALEEAPVWADSASLGKARRLDDAAGRYVEFCKSTYASDLTLKGLKIVVDAAHGAAYQIAPMVFHELGAEVISIGCAPDGLNINHEVGATHPEALVRAVKANHADYGVALDGDADRLQVVDGAGRLYNGDELLYLMASERLDRQPANGPDVNGGLGGVVGTLMTNMAVEVALKARGLQFVRAKVGDRYVLEELEKNRWILGGEGSGHLLALDKHTTGDGLISALQVLQACVRSGRTLAQLLADVTLFPQTLINVRLRPGQDWKANTLLASETRAVEAELGNTGRVLIRASGTEPLLRVMVEARDEAQAQACAQRLVDAVKAG, encoded by the coding sequence ATGAGCAGGAAGTACTTTGGCACCGATGGCATCCGGGGCACCGTGGGCCAGTTGCCCATCACACCCGATTTCGTGCTGAGGCTGGCCCATGCCGTGGGCCGCGTGCTCAAGCGCACCGAGGACAGGCCGACGGTGCTGATCGGCAAGGACACGCGCATCTCGGGCTACATGCTGGAAAGCGCGCTTGAGTCAGGCTTCAACTCGGCCGGGGTCGATGTGGTGCTGCTCGGGCCCCTGCCCACGCCGGGCGTGGCCTACCTCACGCGGGCCCAGCGCGCCTCGCTGGGCGTGGTCATCAGCGCCAGCCACAACGCCTACCCCGACAACGGCATCAAGTTCTTCAGCGCGCAGGGCACCAAGCTCACCGATGCCTGGGAAGAGGCGGTGGAGGCCGCGCTGGAGGAAGCGCCCGTGTGGGCCGACTCGGCCTCGCTGGGCAAGGCGCGCCGGCTGGACGACGCGGCGGGCCGCTATGTCGAATTCTGCAAGAGCACCTATGCCAGCGACCTCACGCTCAAGGGGCTGAAGATCGTGGTCGATGCCGCGCATGGCGCGGCCTACCAGATCGCGCCCATGGTCTTTCACGAACTGGGCGCCGAGGTGATCTCCATCGGTTGCGCGCCCGATGGCCTGAACATCAACCACGAGGTGGGTGCCACCCATCCCGAGGCGCTGGTGCGCGCGGTCAAGGCCAACCATGCCGACTACGGCGTGGCCCTGGATGGTGACGCCGACCGCCTGCAGGTGGTCGATGGCGCGGGGCGCCTGTACAACGGCGACGAGCTGCTCTACCTCATGGCCAGCGAGCGGCTGGACCGCCAGCCCGCCAACGGCCCGGACGTGAATGGCGGCCTGGGTGGCGTGGTGGGTACGCTCATGACCAACATGGCGGTCGAGGTGGCGCTCAAGGCGCGGGGCCTGCAGTTTGTGCGCGCCAAGGTGGGCGACCGCTATGTGCTGGAAGAACTCGAGAAGAACCGCTGGATCCTGGGCGGCGAAGGCTCGGGCCACCTGCTGGCGCTGGACAAGCACACCACGGGCGATGGCCTGATCAGCGCGCTGCAGGTGCTGCAGGCCTGCGTGCGCAGCGGCCGCACGCTGGCGCAGCTGCTGGCCGACGTGACGCTGTTCCCGCAGACGCTGATCAATGTGCGCCTGCGCCCTGGCCAGGACTGGAAGGCCAACACCTTGCTGGCCAGCGAAACCCGCGCCGTCGAGGCAGAGCTCGGCAACACCGGCCGCGTGCTGATCCGTGCCAGCGGCACCGAACCCCTGCTGCGCGTGATGGTCGAGGCGCGTGACGAAGCCCAGGCCCAGGCCTGTGCGCAGCGGCTGGTGGACGCGGTCAAGGCGGGATGA
- a CDS encoding aquaporin family protein gives MSAADIPAPLARRALAEFVGTAGLLCAVIGSGIMAERLAGGNVAVALLANTLATVFALYVLIETLGPVSGAHFNPVVTLVLMSNKAVVQDRRALSATVFIASQLAGAVAGALLAHAMFGMELLQLSSKLRSGPPQWLAEAVATAGLVLVILRSPPGKVAGLVACYIGAAYWFTASTSFANPAAVLGRLLSDSFAGIAPSSAPGFVLGQCAGAVAGTLLARWLAPVSHQAPLEPPVRS, from the coding sequence ATGAGCGCGGCAGACATTCCCGCACCCCTGGCGCGCCGGGCGCTAGCCGAGTTCGTGGGCACGGCCGGCCTGCTGTGCGCGGTGATCGGCTCGGGCATCATGGCCGAGCGGCTGGCCGGCGGCAACGTGGCCGTGGCGCTGCTGGCCAACACCCTGGCCACCGTGTTCGCGCTGTATGTGCTGATCGAAACCCTGGGGCCGGTCAGTGGCGCGCACTTCAACCCCGTGGTGACCCTGGTTTTGATGTCAAACAAGGCTGTAGTCCAGGACCGGCGGGCACTTTCAGCTACGGTTTTCATAGCAAGCCAGCTCGCAGGCGCGGTTGCCGGCGCGCTGCTGGCCCACGCCATGTTCGGCATGGAGCTGCTGCAGCTCAGCAGCAAGCTGCGCAGTGGCCCGCCGCAGTGGCTGGCCGAAGCCGTGGCCACGGCCGGCCTGGTGCTGGTCATCCTGCGCTCGCCGCCGGGCAAGGTGGCGGGGCTGGTGGCCTGCTACATCGGCGCGGCCTACTGGTTCACGGCCAGCACCTCGTTCGCCAACCCGGCCGCCGTGCTGGGCCGCCTGCTCAGTGACAGCTTTGCCGGCATCGCGCCGTCCAGCGCGCCCGGGTTCGTGCTGGGCCAGTGCGCGGGCGCCGTGGCCGGGACGCTGCTGGCGCGCTGGCTGGCACCGGTCTCGCACCAGGCGCCGCTGGAGCCACCGGTCAGGTCTTGA
- a CDS encoding ABC transporter ATP-binding protein has translation MPSMLSVTHLSKNYASGFSALKNINLEIESGEIFALLGPNGAGKTTLISIICGIVNASEGTVTVGGHDNVRDYRAARAMIGLVPQELTTDAFESVWDTVSFSRGLFGKPANPQHIEKVLKSLSLWDKKDNKIRTLSGGMKRRLLIAKALSHEPQVLFLDEPTAGVDVALRRDMWELVRSLRDTGVTIILTTHYIDEAEEMADRIGVISHGELILVEEKAELMRKLGKKQLTLNLQQPQTALPAALAGYQLALSADGNELTYTYDAHDQRVDIVALLKAISDAGIAFKDLQTSQSSLEDIFVDLVKDRSATA, from the coding sequence ATGCCATCCATGCTTTCGGTGACCCACCTCTCCAAGAACTACGCCTCGGGCTTCAGCGCGCTCAAGAACATCAACCTCGAGATCGAGTCCGGGGAGATTTTCGCGCTGCTGGGCCCCAACGGGGCCGGCAAGACCACGCTGATCAGCATCATCTGCGGCATCGTCAATGCCAGCGAGGGCACGGTCACCGTGGGCGGGCACGACAATGTGCGCGACTACCGCGCCGCGCGCGCCATGATCGGCCTGGTGCCGCAGGAGCTGACCACCGACGCCTTCGAGTCGGTCTGGGACACCGTGAGCTTCAGCCGTGGCCTGTTCGGCAAGCCGGCCAACCCGCAGCACATCGAGAAAGTGCTGAAGTCGCTGTCGCTGTGGGACAAGAAGGACAACAAGATCCGCACGCTGTCGGGCGGCATGAAGCGCCGGCTGCTGATTGCCAAGGCGCTGTCGCATGAGCCGCAGGTGCTGTTCCTGGACGAGCCCACCGCGGGCGTGGACGTGGCGCTGCGTCGTGACATGTGGGAGCTGGTGCGCTCGCTGCGCGACACCGGCGTGACCATCATCCTGACCACGCACTACATCGACGAGGCCGAGGAAATGGCCGACCGCATCGGCGTGATCAGCCACGGCGAGCTGATCCTGGTCGAGGAAAAGGCCGAGCTGATGCGCAAGCTGGGCAAGAAGCAGCTCACGCTGAACCTGCAGCAGCCGCAGACAGCGTTGCCGGCCGCGCTGGCGGGCTACCAGCTGGCGCTGTCGGCCGATGGCAACGAACTCACCTACACCTACGACGCGCACGACCAGCGCGTGGACATCGTGGCGCTGCTCAAGGCCATCAGCGACGCGGGCATCGCGTTCAAGGACCTGCAGACCTCGCAGAGTTCGCTGGAGGACATTTTTGTGGATCTGGTCAAGGACAGGAGCGCCACCGCATGA
- a CDS encoding sterol desaturase family protein, translated as MNLLLTLLLPASVLASLGAFAWARATGGPMELAILVPSLAALGLALWLERRVPYRRDWNQPRGDSPTDTTTDWLSFAVLVGAVQPLLKWASPLAVLALYRWTGPPQDFLAGLPFALQVLVVTLLAELGRYWAHRWHHSVPALWWLHALHHGSERLHAINNFRVHPLEYALKHLLSLLPLMWLGAPADALLGYIALSQPVQMLQHVNLPLRHGWLNHVFSTNALHRWHHSSQRGEGDSNFGSALVIWDQVFGTYRAPQHGAPAQVGLYGPSRYPAREPFFAQVLSMFSPACCKP; from the coding sequence CATGGAACTGGCCATCCTGGTGCCCAGCCTGGCCGCGCTGGGCCTGGCCCTGTGGCTGGAGCGCCGCGTGCCCTACCGCCGCGACTGGAACCAGCCCCGGGGTGACTCCCCCACCGACACCACCACCGACTGGCTGAGCTTTGCCGTGCTGGTGGGCGCGGTCCAGCCGCTGCTGAAATGGGCTTCACCGCTGGCGGTGCTGGCGCTGTACCGCTGGACGGGCCCGCCCCAGGACTTTCTTGCCGGCCTGCCCTTCGCGCTGCAGGTGCTGGTGGTGACCCTGCTGGCCGAGCTGGGCAGGTACTGGGCGCACCGCTGGCATCACAGCGTGCCCGCGCTGTGGTGGCTGCACGCCCTGCACCACGGCAGCGAGCGGCTGCACGCCATCAACAACTTCCGGGTGCACCCGCTGGAATACGCCCTCAAGCACCTGCTCAGCCTGCTGCCGCTGATGTGGCTGGGCGCGCCCGCCGACGCCCTGCTGGGCTACATCGCGCTCAGCCAGCCGGTGCAGATGCTCCAGCACGTCAACCTGCCCCTGCGCCACGGCTGGCTCAACCACGTGTTCAGCACCAACGCGCTGCACCGCTGGCACCATTCCAGCCAGCGCGGCGAGGGCGACAGCAACTTTGGCAGCGCACTGGTGATCTGGGACCAGGTGTTTGGCACCTACCGCGCGCCGCAGCACGGGGCGCCGGCTCAGGTGGGCCTGTACGGCCCGAGCCGCTACCCTGCGCGCGAGCCGTTTTTTGCGCAGGTGCTCTCGATGTTCAGCCCGGCCTGCTGCAAACCATGA
- a CDS encoding RlmE family RNA methyltransferase — translation MKTNPKGKKVNKAWLHDHINDPYVKLATREGYRARAAYKLKEIDDTLGLIRPGHLVVDLGSTPGAWSQYLRRKLSPEGAAAGALNGTIIALDILPMEPIEGVDFLQGDFREPQVLAQLEAMVAGRKADVVVSDMAPNLSGIASADAARVEHLVELAVDFARHHMKPEGALVAKVFHGSGYNPVVKLFKEAFRVVKPIKPKASRDKSSETFLVGMGLKPLP, via the coding sequence ATGAAAACCAATCCCAAAGGCAAGAAGGTCAACAAGGCGTGGTTGCATGACCACATCAACGACCCGTACGTCAAGCTCGCCACCCGCGAGGGCTACCGCGCACGCGCGGCCTACAAGCTCAAGGAGATCGACGACACCCTGGGGCTGATCCGGCCCGGGCACCTGGTGGTGGACCTGGGCTCGACCCCGGGCGCCTGGAGCCAATACCTGCGGCGCAAGCTGTCGCCCGAGGGGGCCGCGGCGGGCGCGCTCAACGGCACCATCATCGCGCTGGACATCCTGCCCATGGAGCCGATCGAGGGGGTGGATTTCCTGCAGGGCGACTTCCGCGAGCCGCAGGTGCTGGCCCAGCTGGAAGCCATGGTGGCCGGGCGCAAGGCCGATGTGGTGGTGTCCGACATGGCGCCCAACCTCTCGGGCATCGCGTCAGCCGACGCCGCGCGCGTCGAACACCTGGTCGAATTGGCCGTGGATTTTGCCCGCCACCACATGAAACCCGAGGGCGCCCTGGTGGCCAAGGTGTTCCACGGCAGTGGTTACAACCCGGTCGTCAAGCTGTTCAAGGAGGCGTTCCGGGTGGTCAAGCCGATCAAGCCCAAGGCCTCGCGTGACAAGTCTTCCGAGACTTTTCTGGTGGGAATGGGGCTCAAACCGCTGCCATAA
- a CDS encoding YhbY family RNA-binding protein, translated as MPAIQLTIAQRKEHRAEAHHLNPVVMIGNDGLTAAVKKETDAALNAHGLIKIRVLGDDRAQREAMYLALADELQAAPIQHIGKLLVLWRPKPARERADDEDRMPGPRDVKVVKYSKRPGQRPEIKTLRVLGNQRLTPGGQIKRAKPKKKSVKKVRPD; from the coding sequence ATGCCTGCCATTCAACTCACCATCGCCCAACGCAAGGAACACCGCGCCGAGGCCCACCACCTGAACCCGGTGGTCATGATCGGCAACGATGGCCTGACCGCCGCGGTGAAGAAGGAGACCGACGCGGCGCTCAACGCCCACGGACTCATCAAGATCCGCGTGCTCGGTGACGACCGGGCCCAGCGCGAAGCCATGTACCTCGCGCTGGCCGACGAGCTCCAGGCCGCGCCGATCCAGCACATCGGCAAGCTGCTGGTGCTCTGGCGGCCCAAGCCGGCCAGGGAACGGGCCGACGACGAGGACCGGATGCCCGGCCCGCGCGACGTCAAGGTCGTCAAATACAGCAAGCGCCCGGGCCAGCGCCCCGAGATCAAGACCCTGCGCGTGCTGGGCAACCAGCGCCTGACGCCGGGTGGCCAGATCAAGCGCGCCAAACCCAAGAAAAAGTCGGTCAAGAAGGTCCGGCCCGACTGA
- the folP gene encoding dihydropteroate synthase, translated as MQHWQTSRFRIDLSQPQVMGIVNVTPDSFSDGGQHEDASAALAHCERLLRQGAHILDIGGESTRPGSPAVPLDEELARVLPVVRGAVALGVPVSVDTCKPEVMQAVLDLGADIINDVWALRRPGAREVVARHGQCGVCLMHMHRDPQTMQVSPMSGDVVPQVLSFLEQQTAALIGLQAQRDRIVWDAGIGFGKTVAQNFALLARQDELLAAGYPLLAGWSRKSSLGAVTGLEVQDRLVPSVAAALLAVDRGARIVRVHDVKDTVAALQVLAATISGAVNTKGTRP; from the coding sequence ATGCAGCACTGGCAGACCTCCCGCTTTCGCATCGATCTTTCGCAGCCCCAGGTGATGGGCATCGTCAACGTCACGCCCGACTCGTTCTCGGATGGCGGACAGCACGAGGACGCTTCGGCCGCGCTGGCCCATTGCGAGAGGTTGCTCCGGCAAGGCGCGCACATCCTGGACATTGGCGGCGAATCCACCCGCCCCGGCAGCCCGGCCGTGCCGCTGGATGAGGAACTGGCCCGGGTGCTGCCCGTGGTGCGCGGTGCGGTCGCGCTGGGCGTGCCGGTGTCGGTGGACACCTGCAAGCCCGAGGTGATGCAGGCCGTGCTGGACCTGGGCGCCGACATCATCAACGACGTATGGGCGCTGCGCCGCCCCGGAGCGCGCGAGGTCGTGGCGCGCCATGGCCAGTGTGGCGTTTGCCTGATGCACATGCACCGTGATCCCCAGACCATGCAGGTCTCGCCCATGAGCGGCGACGTGGTGCCCCAGGTGCTCTCATTTTTAGAGCAGCAAACGGCCGCCCTGATTGGACTCCAGGCCCAAAGGGACCGGATTGTGTGGGACGCGGGCATTGGCTTCGGCAAGACCGTGGCGCAGAACTTCGCGCTGCTGGCGCGCCAGGACGAACTGCTGGCCGCCGGCTACCCGCTGCTGGCCGGCTGGTCGCGCAAGTCATCCCTGGGCGCGGTGACGGGGCTGGAGGTGCAGGACCGCCTGGTGCCCAGCGTGGCGGCCGCCCTGCTCGCGGTGGACCGCGGCGCGCGCATCGTCCGGGTGCATGACGTGAAGGACACCGTGGCCGCGCTGCAGGTGCTGGCCGCTACAATTTCAGGAGCAGTCAATACAAAAGGGACAAGGCCATGA